A DNA window from Daucus carota subsp. sativus chromosome 3, DH1 v3.0, whole genome shotgun sequence contains the following coding sequences:
- the LOC108210565 gene encoding arogenate dehydratase 3 produces MQALSPATSTNLEFLLARRRRVNRVAPSQMIIRSAYRYDSANAASSANGSRADWQASCAILASKVVSQQDTEKTGEITAVNGHRTLDLVPIDNLPKPLTISDLAPAPMHGSTLRVAYQGVPGAYSEAAAGKAYPECEAIPCDQFEVAFQAVELWIADRAVLPVENSLGGSIHRNYDLLLRHRLHIVGEVQLPVHHCLLALPGARKEYLTRVISHPQALAQCEHTLTKLGLNVAREAVDDTAGAAEFVANNKLLDTGAIASARAAELYGLNILADGIQDDSSNVTRFVLLAREPIIPRTDRPFKTSIVFAHDKGTSVLFKVLSAFAFRNISLTKIESRPHRNRPIRLVNDENVGTAKHFEYLFYVDFEASMAESRAQNALAEVQEFTSFLRVLGSYPMDMTPWSPSRED; encoded by the coding sequence ATGCAAGCTCTATCTCCGGCAACGAGTACTAACCTGGAGTTTTTATTGGCACGAAGAAGGCGTGTTAACCGAGTTGCACCGAGTCAAATGATCATCCGCTCCGCTTACCGGTACGACTCGGCTAACGCGGCGAGCAGCGCGAACGGGAGCCGCGCTGACTGGCAAGCTTCCTGCGCTATCTTAGCAAGCAAAGTCGTTTCTCAGCAGGACACCGAGAAAACCGGCGAAATTACCGCGGTTAACGGTCACCGGACATTGGATCTCGTGCCGATTGATAATCTCCCGAAGCCGCTGACGATTAGTGACCTGGCGCCGGCGCCGATGCACGGATCTACGCTGCGCGTGGCGTATCAGGGCGTTCCGGGAGCGTACAGTGAAGCAGCGGCCGGAAAGGCGTATCCTGAGTGCGAAGCGATTCCGTGCGATCAATTCGAAGTTGCGTTCCAGGCTGTTGAGCTCTGGATCGCAGATCGAGCTGTTCTGCCGGTGGAGAACTCGCTCGGTGGAAGCATTCATCGCAATTACGATCTCCTCCTCCGCCACAGGCTGCATATAGTCGGTGAAGTTCAATTACCTGTTCATCATTGTCTTTTAGCACTTCCAGGCGCTCGAAAAGAGTACCTGACTCGCGTGATTAGTCATCCGCAGGCGCTTGCGCAGTGCGAACACACGTTAACGAAGCTCGGATTGAATGTTGCGAGAGAGGCTGTTGATGACACTGCTGGAGCCGCGGAATTTGTTGCGAATAATAAGCTGCTCGATACAGGCGCGATCGCGTCTGCACGAGCCGCTGAGCTTTATGGATTGAATATTCTGGCTGATGGAATTCAGGACGATTCGAGTAACGTGACTCGATTCGTCCTGCTGGCTCGTGAGCCGATCATTCCAAGGACTGATCGGCCTTTTAAAACGAGCATCGTTTTCGCTCATGATAAAGGAACTTCTGTTCTGTTCAAAGTGCTGTCCGCGTTTGCTTTTCGCAACATCAGCCTGACGAAAATCGAGAGCAGGCCTCACAGGAACCGTCCAATTCGATTAGTGAACGACGAAAATGTCGGAACTGCAAAGCATTTCGAGTACTTGTTCTACGTTGATTTTGAAGCCTCCATGGCAGAATCCAGGGCACAGAATGCGCTTGCTGAAGTTCAGGAATTCACTTCGTTTCTCAGGGTTTTGGGGAGCTATCCAATGGATATGACTCCCTGGTCGCCTTCACGGGAAGATTAA